The genomic stretch CAATTTTCCATGTATTTCCCAGTGTTTATCATGTGCATGAGGCCACACTCCCTCCACCCTCTCAGCTTCTCCTGGTGAGGCCTGAACCCATCACTCTATACTTTAAGACGTTGTTTCAGTGGCTAAGGAAAGACTACTAAAAAGAACAAGGTCAGTCATAAGAAGTCTAGACTGGatcttttatgagaaaaattgCAATAAAGGTCattattagaaaaattataaGTATGGACTACAGAGTccataataatattttatcagtGTTGGATTTCCTATATTTAGTAACTGTACTGTGTTTAcacaaaaaaaatttccttttgcttAGAAACAAGATGCTAAAATATGAAGGCATGAAGAGGCATTATGTATGTAACCCGCTACCCAGTAGCTCAGAATAAATATAATTCCATGTATaaagaaaaaggtgaaataataaaaagtagcaAATACTAACAATTTGTTAATATGGATAAAGTTTATACAGGAGCCTTTTAGACTACTCTTGGAAATTTTCTGCaagttttaaatgtatatataaatgtttttttaagattcaacTAGTGAATAGAATTaaggaagcattaaaaaattctaaattctacTTCAATATCTCAATCTCAACTCTGCGTATTTTGCTATTGATGTAATCTtgtctgaaaaggaaaatatttaaaaattatctcaccTTTCTTGTTTCTAAGCTGCAATATTGGAGATTTTTGCAGTTACAGAACAAAGAACTGGCGGcatttttggtcttatttttgcCATATTGCACATAATGTTAAATTGAGGTTAGGGCTTTTCCTTTGTTGGGAATGCTCTTGTTAATAAACCATAACTTTTTTAAGGGGACAAAATCATCTAATTAATGTCTCTGTGGTGGGGTCACTTCACACAAAGGAGAAATCTCCTTAATTCATGATTTTACCTCTAGTGGCTCCCCTCCAAATAAGGGTAATATAGATAAAACATGAATGATTCCAGGAAATATATGCCCCAGAGTAGAAAATAACCCTGAGTAGATATTTATGAAAGTGAAATTCAGTCAAAAGGATTTCTTTGCTAATTCTTCCTGGATACACTTAGGAGAATATTGGGAACTATCACAGTACTCGGAACAAAATAAGTGCTCCATAATTGattattgaattaataaaaattatttcattaatccaTATTTCACATCAGCTTTTTTTGCCTTCAACCAGTAAGTCTGAGGTACCAGTGTGAGGCTCCATCTGTTTTCCAGCATATTTGtggtttcctcctcctcctagACAACATCTGACCAGGAGGaacaggggaagagaaggagccaCTGGACTGTGATGTGCCTGTAAAGAAACGCTGactgagaggaagggaagagaaacatcCTCCTGCTATGACCCGACAAGTACGCAGAGACAGTTTTGCTAAGACAGGTTGGAACACACTGCTCTGACTTCTCTCATCCTTCTGGGTCTGGACAGGAGCAGGCCATGGTCAACCAAAGCTCCCCAGTGGACTTCCTCCTTCTGGGCTTCTCTGAATACCCAGGACTTGAAAGAACCCTCTTCATCATTGTCTTCACTTCCTACCTCCTGACTCTGATGGGCAACACACTCATCATCCTGCTGTCTGTGCTGGACCCCAGGCTCCACTCTcctatgtactttttcctctccaaccTCTCCTTCTTGGACCTCTGCTTCACCACAACTTTTGTTCCCCAGATGCTGCTCAACCTCTGGGACCCAAAGAAGACCATCAGCTTCCTTGGCTGCTCTGTCCAACTCTTCATCTTCATGTCCTTGGGAACCACTGAGTGCATCCTCCTGACAGTGATGGCCTTTGACCGCTATGTGGCTGTCTGCCAGCCCCTGCACTATGCGACCGTCATCCACCCCCGCCTGTGCCGGCAGCTGGTGGCTGTAGCCTGGGTTATGGGTCTTGTCCAATCAATAGTACAGATACCACCCACGCTCCGCCTGCCCTTTTGCCCCCACCGGAAGATAGATGACTTTTTATGTGAAGTCCCTTCTCTAATTAGACTATCCTGTGGAGATACCACCTTTAATGAAATCCAGTTAGCTGTGTCCAGTGTCATTCTCGTGGTTGTGCCCCTAAGCCTCGTCCTTGTCTCTTACTGTGCCATTGCCCGTGCAGTACTAAGGATTAATTCTgcaaaagggaggaagaagactTTTGGGACCTGCTCCTCCCATCTCATGGTTGTCACTATCTTCTACAGTTCAGTCATTGCTGTCTACCTCCAGCCTAAAAATCGCTATGCCCAGAAGATAGGCAAGTTCTTTGGTCTCTTCTATGCAGTAGGAACTCCTTCACTTAACCCTCTGATATACACCCTGAGGAACAAGGAAGTAAAGAGGGCATTCAGGAGGTTGCTGGGGAAGGATGAGGACCCCAGAGAGAGCTGAAGGAGAAAGCTGCTTAATGTGCTTTCTAAATTATGAAGATTTTATTCATGATTTATTAGAGTGGTGAGTTCCTCAGTCCACTGTTTTTTCCACACACACCTGAGCCACTGCAGTGTGTCACTGTGTAACAACGTGGCatttaagagagagagacagaaactgagTTAAGAGGAAGTAGGTATCTCTATAAGATACCTTAAATTCAAACGCTGTCAAGCCTGACCATTCTCATTATTTCTTCTGTTATCCTTCCTGTTTTTACTGTCTTGCCTTCTACAGATTCCCTAACTCTGTCATGCTCATTTTTGGCTATATAATCTCTGTTCAACTGTTATGTCAGTATAGGGAGATAGCTCCACCATGACACTCTGGAGTCCTTACACATATCTACATACATCACACAAGCAAAGGCTTGAAGCACAGCTAATCTGAGACTTGGCAGGACGCCTTTTGATCCTCCTGGAACATGACAGAATGGAAGACTTGTTAGGATCTGCCTCAAAGCCGTCTCTTACTCTCCTTCTTATATCCTCCAGGAGGCTGTCAGGAGACAATTCCTTATTACCTCCCAGATTTTGATGGGTTATGAGGCTTCTACTCTATACCCCTTAGGATATTAATACAGCATACCAAATCCAggaacataaaaaaagaattatactatgaccaagtaggatttatcccagggatgcaaggttGGATTAACATCtggaaatcaattaatgtaattcttCTTATCGacagattgaaaaataaaaatcacatgattatctcaatagatgcagagaaaacatttgacaacatCCAAAACCCTTTcgtgataaaaacattcaaaataaaacttggaatagaagagaacttcaaTTTGATAAAGGGTGTCTACAAAACCCCCCtaaacagctaacatcatacttaatagtgaaagactagATGCTtgcccctaagatcaggaacaagaggaGGATGATGTCTAtttcactacttctattcaacattgtactgcaGGTTTTAGCCAAgaaaattagataagaaaaagaaataaaaagcatctaggttggaaatgaagaagttaaaatatctctatttgcagatgatatgatcttgtatacagaaaatcttaaggaattatcttaaaaactactagaactaataactTGAGTTCAGCGAGGTTGccagatacaagatcaatatacaattatcaattgtgtttctatacatttgcaatgaaaaatccaaaaataaaattaagaaaaaaacttattcacaatagtatcaaaaagaataaaatagttagtaataaatttaacaaaataagtacaAAACTTATACcctgaaaattaacaaatattttcaaaagaattaaagatctaaataaatggaaaaacatcctaTGTTGATGGATCAAAAGACTtactattgttaagatgacagtataccccaaactgatctatagattcaacacaatctatATCAGAAACCCAGCTGACTTTTTTGTGCAAATTGACAGGCTGATTCTAAAcatcatatggaattgcaagggacccaAAAGAAGAGTAATGTAAGATTCAGGCTTCCCAATTTTAACACATACTACAAACCAAAAGCAATCAagacaaagtggttctggcacaaagATAGACACATAGGTCAgcagaatagaattgagagtccaaaaTTAAACCCATATGTCTATGGTCAAGTGACAAGGTTGCTGACAAGGTTGCTAACAAGTTTGCCAATACCAAGGgagccaagatcattcaatggggaaagaaaagtgtCTTCAGTGAATGGTGCTGTGACAactagatagccacatgcaaaaaaatgaagttggacccttacctcacacgacatacaaaaattaccaaaatggatcaaaaatctaaatattaaaaaaactataaaatttgtagaataaaacataggggtaaatatTCATGACCTGAATTTGGCAAATGTTcattagatatgacaccaaaatcatgAGCAATagtagaaaaatagataaatagcgcttcatcaaactttaaaacttttgtacttcaaaggacaccatcaagaaagtgaaaagagggggccagcccggtggcacagcggttaagtttgcaccttccactttggcagcctggggttcaccagttcagatcccaggtaggGACCTgtgcgctgcttgtcaagccatgctgtggcaggtgtcccacatataaagtagaggcagaagggcacagatgttagctcagggccagtcttcctcagcaaaaagaggaggattggcagcagacgttaactcagggctaatcttcctcaaaaaaaaaaagaaagaaagtgaaaagtaaacacggaatgagagaaaatatttgcaaatcaaatatttaataagggacttgtatctaaaatgtataaagaactcttacaacccaataataaaaagacaacccaattttttaaaatggtcaataagcatgaaaaaatgctcaatatgaTTAGCCATCAAGGAAGGGCAAATGAAAACCACGTGAGATGCCGCTCACACTcactaatttgaaaaaagaaagaaagaaggaaggaaggaaaagaaagtgctggcaaggatgtgaggaatttaaaatgttacaactgcttggaaaacagtttggcacttcctcaaaaggttaaatatagagttaccatatgatctagcaatttcactcctgggtttatatccaagagaattaaaaacatatgttcatacaaaacttgcccatgaatattcatagcagcattattcataatagtcaaaaagtggaaataacccaaaagtccatcaactgatgaatcgataaacaaaatgtgctatatccacaaaatggaagattattcagcaataaaaggaatgaacttcTGATTCATGCTACGACacgaatgaatcttgaaaacattatgctaagtgaaaga from Equus przewalskii isolate Varuska chromosome 19, EquPr2, whole genome shotgun sequence encodes the following:
- the LOC103566018 gene encoding olfactory receptor 2H1-like, producing the protein MVNQSSPVDFLLLGFSEYPGLERTLFIIVFTSYLLTLMGNTLIILLSVLDPRLHSPMYFFLSNLSFLDLCFTTTFVPQMLLNLWDPKKTISFLGCSVQLFIFMSLGTTECILLTVMAFDRYVAVCQPLHYATVIHPRLCRQLVAVAWVMGLVQSIVQIPPTLRLPFCPHRKIDDFLCEVPSLIRLSCGDTTFNEIQLAVSSVILVVVPLSLVLVSYCAIARAVLRINSAKGRKKTFGTCSSHLMVVTIFYSSVIAVYLQPKNRYAQKIGKFFGLFYAVGTPSLNPLIYTLRNKEVKRAFRRLLGKDEDPRES